In bacterium, a single window of DNA contains:
- the nusB gene encoding transcription antitermination factor NusB, whose amino-acid sequence MLRRKAREYALKILYMIDMREDTNSTFLENFEENEKVKKFADEIIKGVIENMKEIDEIISKVSLNWDIKRMSYIDRNILRIATYEIVFREDIPSIVSINEAIEISKKYGDEDSPKFINGILHKIKEIYENNKKEKKGDENEI is encoded by the coding sequence ATGTTAAGAAGAAAAGCAAGAGAGTATGCATTGAAAATTTTATATATGATAGATATGAGAGAAGATACTAATTCTACTTTTCTTGAAAATTTTGAGGAAAATGAAAAAGTAAAAAAGTTTGCTGATGAAATAATAAAAGGAGTTATTGAAAATATGAAAGAAATAGATGAGATAATTTCAAAAGTTTCTTTAAACTGGGATATAAAGAGAATGAGTTATATTGATAGAAATATTTTAAGAATTGCAACATATGAAATCGTTTTCAGAGAAGATATCCCTTCAATTGTAAGTATAAATGAAGCGATTGAAATAAGTAAAAAATATGGAGACGAAGATTCTCCAAAATTTATAAATGGTATTTTACACAAAATAAAAGAAATATATGAAAATAATAAAAAAGAAAAAAAGGGGGATGAAAATGAAATTTAA
- a CDS encoding DJ-1/PfpI family protein, whose translation MKFKIFLSFLSLIFLITNLSGKEKKVLMVIAFENFRDEELKVPKEILEKNGIIVDIASVKKGIAKGMLGTKIDINLTLEEIKENDYDGIIFVGGIGSQSLFTNTHALKLAQNFYKSKKVIGAICLAPGILAKAGILNGKKATCFYTASEILKKNGAIYTGNLVEIDENIVTGNGPEAAEKFGNEILRLIKK comes from the coding sequence ATGAAATTTAAAATTTTTTTATCTTTTTTATCTTTAATTTTTTTAATCACAAATCTTTCTGGAAAAGAAAAAAAAGTTTTAATGGTTATTGCTTTTGAAAATTTCAGAGATGAAGAACTTAAAGTTCCAAAAGAAATACTTGAAAAAAATGGAATTATTGTTGACATTGCATCTGTTAAAAAGGGTATTGCTAAGGGTATGCTTGGAACAAAAATAGATATTAATCTTACACTTGAGGAGATAAAAGAGAATGATTATGATGGAATAATTTTTGTAGGAGGTATTGGTTCCCAGAGTTTATTTACAAATACACATGCATTAAAACTTGCTCAAAACTTTTATAAAAGCAAAAAAGTTATCGGAGCAATATGTCTTGCTCCAGGGATTTTAGCCAAAGCAGGTATTTTGAATGGAAAGAAAGCGACCTGTTTTTACACTGCTTCAGAAATTTTGAAAAAAAATGGGGCAATTTATACAGGAAATCTGGTAGAAATTGATGAAAATATTGTAACAGGAAATGGTCCTGAAGCAGCAGAAAAGTTTGGGAATGAAATTTTAAGATTAATAAAAAAGTGA
- a CDS encoding lysylphosphatidylglycerol synthase transmembrane domain-containing protein, which produces MKKNVIFTIVRILISVFFIYLILQKVNFKKISEIIKNANYLPLIFAFITIFSINFLLALRFKYILEIYFKKKLSYFLIWKLTMIGLFFNNFLPTSAGGDIVKIFYIVKEQEKKFLSGISVLIDRYIGALSIMIMGTISVF; this is translated from the coding sequence GTGAAAAAAAATGTTATTTTTACAATTGTTAGAATACTTATAAGTGTTTTTTTTATTTACTTAATTTTACAAAAAGTCAATTTTAAGAAAATTTCTGAAATTATAAAAAATGCAAATTATTTACCCCTAATATTTGCTTTTATTACAATATTTTCAATAAATTTTTTACTTGCTCTGAGATTTAAATATATACTGGAAATTTATTTCAAAAAAAAACTTTCCTATTTTTTAATTTGGAAACTTACAATGATAGGTTTATTTTTTAACAATTTTCTTCCAACATCAGCGGGTGGCGATATAGTAAAAATTTTTTATATTGTGAAAGAGCAGGAAAAAAAATTTTTAAGTGGTATATCAGTTTTAATTGACAGGTATATAGGAGCTTTATCTATTATGATAATGGGAACAATTTCTGTATTTTT